Part of the Brevibacillus brevis genome is shown below.
AGTGGGCGGTGACTGGCCGGGTGCGCCCGACGAAACGACCGTGTTTCCCCAATTCCACGACATCGATTACGTCCGGGTCTACCAAAAGCAAAAAGACGTTGACTGGAAGTTCTGGTAGTCCTATAATGAACGAAGAGTAGTTCTCAATAACGAACATTCTTTCCAATCCCCTTCCCGCCTCGCCCACGTCTACATCGCAGTTGGTTTTCGAGAGAGAAATAGGAGTTGACTGTATGAAGATCATCATCAATGCGGATGATTTCGGCACGTCCCATTCGACGGACGAAGCGATCATCCAGACATTTTCTTCAGGCGCCCTGTCTTCCACCACCATCGTCGCCAACGGAGCTACCTTCGAATCCGCCTGCGTGCGCGCCCATGATGAGAAGCTGCTGGACCGCATCGGGCTTCACATCAATCTGACGGACGGCTTGCCGCTGACAGATCGCATCCGCAAATGCCCACGCTTTTGCGATGCAGACGGATTGTTTCTTCCGAAGAAGCTCTCGTTCTCCCGCCTCTTCCTCCCGTTGAACCCGGACGAAAAAAATGCCCTCGCCACTGAAGTCAAGGCGCAAATCGACCGTTGCCGCGCGCACGGCCTGCCTCTTACGCACGCAGACTCCCACAATCACGTCCATACGGAATTCGTGATCGGCACATTGATCATGGATGTCTTGAAAGAGGAAGGCATCCATTACCTGCGGCTCACACGCAACCTCGGAGAGAATATGTCGATCGCCAAAAAAGCATACAAGCATCTCTACAACAGCATTCTTTCGGCAAAGGGGCTGCGCGGAGTCCGCTACTTTTGCGAAATTACGGACATGATCACCGCCTGTAAGAAGGGAGAAAAGCGGCCGGTCTCTGCCGAAATCATGTGCCACCCGGTCCTCGGCGAAAACGGCAGCGTCATGGATTTGTACGGCGGCTCCATCATTCAGCAATTCAAAGAGCTGACCCTGCTCGTCCCCGAAATGCAGCTCACTACATACGGACTCACCGGACGTGCTGGATGAGTGAAAGGTTTGGGGCGGGATGCCATTCTCCCGCCCCTTCGCATTTATACAGTCACTACCGCCTGATTGTTCTCCGTGCGATCTTCCCCCCGTACGTCTCCCGCCTCCCGTCCTTCCAGGTAGCCCAGAAACACTGCAAAGGTCACGATGTTTCCCAAATGGGCATCCAGTATATCGTTGACTTCCAGCCGCGGATCGAGAACTCCTTCCCGCTTTAACCGTTCGACGGCCTCTTCAGTCACGCCCAGGGTGCGCATTTTCCGGAACAATTCCGGGTGTTCCGGGCTCTCCTGCAGGTAGGTTTTGCTCAGCAGCTTGCGGCCGACTACCTTGGTGACCCGCCTGCATCTGTTGCGGATGTACTTTCCGATATCCTTGAGCATCTCGAGCGTTTCCGCCGATGCCGAGATGCCTCCCTCTGCCGTGGGGATCCTGGCTACTTGCGGATTCAATCTCGTGATCAGCTCGCGATGATACCGGTTGAAAAAACGCACGCGGCGCTTCAAGTGGAAGCCGCAGCGGACCAGATCGTACTCCAGAAAAGGCGAGTAGCAGCCGAACAGGTGGTTCGTCGAAGCGATAAACGTGCTGGCGACAGTCTTCATCCGAAAATGGTAGTAGATGCTGTCGTACGTCTTCGTATTCGTGTCCATCCGATAGCGCCCCAATTTGTCCACCACGCCGTTTTCGAAGGTGTCGTTGATCGCGCGGAACTCCCCCGCGAAATACGAGCTTTTGCACTTGATCTGAAGCATTCTCATCCGCAGAAACCGGCGGATATTGGCCTTTTTCCGGGCGTAGAACGGAAAGTCCTGCACCCACATGTTTTCTTTGAGAAACTCTCCTCCGATGCCGGATATGACCAGCTCGATCCCTCTGTCCCTCCTGCTTTGGTGGTGCGGCAACGTCCGGTAATGCTTAAACAGATCGTTCATTCCGTCGCACCAGACGAACAGCTCGGGAACCATCTGCTCCAGCCGCTCGACGCACGGCTCCGTCACGTACAGGCGATGATCCAGCACACGGGCGATCTCTACGGGAATGTCCACATCCCGGATACCCGCCCTCCCGGAAATAGCCGCCTCGAAGGGAACCCCGTAATGATCGAGCAGCACACAGACGAGCCTGGAGTCCACTCCTCCCGTCAAATCGGCGCTAATTTTCAAATGCCGGATGGACTGGCAAAACCGCCGAAAAAAATCCATGACATCCACGTCGGGACAGGGTGTGTCGATACTTGCCAGCTGCTTGGATACGATAGATTTTTTATGAGAGCAAAAGACGATGATTTCATTGCTATCGATTTTGCAAATGCCATCCAGGAGCGTGCGGTTGTCGTAGATGTTGCCGAAATTGATGAATTCGACGATCGCTTCCTTGGACACGCGTTCCTTGCCAAAGCCGCTGTACCTCGCCAGGGCGAGAAACGAAGTGGATATGGCGGAATCCGTATGAAAGGCTTCAAAAGCTCCGCTGTTGTCGATAAACGAATAGAACACGCCTGCCTGCTTGTCGCAGACGGTCATGAAGAAATGTCCTTTCAACAGCTTGATCGCCGTGATCAGCCCGGACGCTCTGACTTCCTCTGCAAATGTCATGACCGAATCCATTCCCGCCGCAATGCCCAGAACAAAAACAAACCCCCGCCAACTGATCAAATAGTCGCCGTCTTCCCACATTTGCTCCGTTTTCTGATAGTGGGTAATCCCCTCTTGTGTGATTAGCATGCTTGCTCACCCTGTTCTCCCTGAGAATTCACGATGAATGGGAAAGATGCGATAGGCGTCCTTCTCTTTGCTTCTCGCGATCACCCTGGTGCTCATTTCCTATTTTCTGGTCGAAATAATGGAGCAGTGTCGCCAGTGTGATCATGCTGCCGATATGCTGATTGTGGATCTGCTCCAGCGTCAGGTGCGGATGAAGGATGCCTGCCTCTTTCAGCAATTCCAGCGAGGCCTGGGCCTGGCGAAGCTGCCGGACTGCCGCAAACAAGCGCGGATGCTCGGGACTGTCCTGCGAAACGCTCTTCTTCAACACCTTCCTGCCCAGCAGGTTCATCAATCGCCTGCTGTAGTTGATCGCGTATTTTTGGACGTCCTTGGCCACCTCCAGCCGTTCGCTCGAAACGGAGATCCCTCCTTCCGCTGTCCGTATTTTGGATACCGCCGGATTCAGCTGCGTGATGACTTTGCGGTGAAATCCGTTGAACATGCGCTCCTTTCTGTTCAATTGATAACCATACCGCACGAGATCTTCGTCCAGCAGAGGAGCGTACGAAGGCAGCACGCGGTTGGCTGCCGTCATGAAATTGCCCGCGATCGCTTTCATGCGGTAATGGTAGTAAATATTGTCGTAGGTTTCGGTATTGGTCGCGAGCACGTAAGGAGAGAGTTCTTGCAGCATACGCGCGGAAAACGTTTGGCAAAGGGGGACAAACGGGATTGAAAAATAATGGGTGCTGCACGGAATGGGAAGGATCCGTGTATGGAACAGCCGGCTCAGGTTGGCCTTTTTTCGGGAGTAAAACGGGAAGTCTTGCAGCCAAAAGAAATCTTTGAACAGCTCTCCGCCGATGCCGGTGATGGCGACATCCATCCCTCTTTGGAGACGGTTTTGGTTATGGCGATGGGTACGATAATGGCGGAACAGATCGTGCAGTCCGTCGCTGAGCAAAAACAGCTCCTCCACGCGCTCTTCCAGATCGTCCACGTACGGGTGCGTCACATGCAGAGGGACTCCGAACAAGTCCGCCACTTCTCTCGGGATTTCCACATCCGAAATGCCCTCCATCCCCGAGATCGTCGTCTCGAATTCGACGCCGTAGTAATGAAGCAGCACGCCGAGCAGCCTGGAGTCGATTCCGCCCGACAAATCGATGCTGACTTTGTGATGCCGCAGAGAGCCGGCCAGCTGCTGAAAAAATGCGTAAAAATCGACCGGCTCCGCCGTCTCGTAGATGGAGGCGAGCTTCTTTCGGACCAGCTTGACATGCCGACCGTTCAATACGGCCAGTTCGCTGCTGTCGATCTTCCGGATCGAATCGAAAAAGGTTTTATTGCCGAAGAGATGGCCAAAATGCAGAAATTCCACAACCGCGTCAGGGTTTAAGGACGTCTCCGGACGTGACTTGAAGACGGCCAGTGCCAGAAAAGAGCTGGACAGGGCATCGTCGGCGAAGTAAGCGTCGAAGCAGCCGCTCGAATCGGTAAAACTGTAGTACGCATGCGTGTGTTTGCTCTTCAGGACCATATGGTAGCTGCCTTTTAGCTGCAGTACATCCTCTGGCAAAGCCGACTCGGCTGCGAATGCGGCAAACCGCTGGACGGATGGCAGTCCTGCAGCAATTCCCGGCATGTAGGCAAACCCTTTCCAGTAAAACACGGCCCAGTCGTTTTCCCATTTGCTGTACCCCGGGTCGACCGATTTGATTCCCTCGTGTGTAATTAGCAAGTATACTCCCCCATTAGCTGGAATGTGTCCGGTTTTTTACTCGTTTCCGAGGGAACATTGCCCTTTTGTCGAATGAAGGAAATCCACAAAGAGAAACAGCGACAAGAAATGGCTGAGATGAGCGTCGTGGATCTCGTGCAGGCGGACGCGCCTGTGCAAGATGTTTTCTTCCTTTAAGAGCTCAATGGCATCCTTGGCAAACTGTGAATTTCGGATTCGTTCGTACAAATCGGGATGATCCGCCTTTTGCCTCGTATACGATGTCTGAAACAGCTTCCTTTCGATGACCTTCACAAGCCGGATGCTCTTGTCCCTGACGTATTTTTGAATGTCTTTGCCGACCTCCCATTTGTCTGCCGAGACGGATACGCCGCCTTCGGAAGTGCGAATCCGGGAGATGGCCGGGTTGACCTGGGAGATGGTCTTGCGGTGAAACGTGTTGAAAAACCGTTCCCGGCGCTTCAGCTGGAAGCCGAACTGCACGAATTCAGGCTCCATCATGGGCGCATAGCTGGGCAGGACGCGATTGGCCGCAGTAAGGAAGTTGCCGCCAATCGTCGGCAGCTCGTACTGGTAGTAGATATGGTCGTACGTTTTCGTGTTGAGGTCCATTTGATAGCGGGACAGCCTCTGGACGACGGCCTGCTTCACATTTTGATTGCGTCTGGCGTAATCTTTGCTGAAGTAGTCGTCCTTGCACGGAATGGGGAACATCCGCAGCGTCACCAGCCTCTCCAGCCTCGCCATCCTGCTTGAATAGAACGGGAAATCCTGCAGCCACAGCTCGTCTTTGAGAAATTCTCCGCCGATGCCGGACAGCGCCAGCTCGATCCCCCGCTTCACCCGGTTCCGATTGTGCTGATAGGAGCGGTAATGCTTGAAGGTGTCGTTCAGGCCGTCGCTCAGCCGAAACAGCTCGGGAATGCTGTCTTCCAAGCCGTCGATGCACGGGTAGGTGATGTGGAGCGGCTTGCCGAGAGCTGCCGCTACCTCCTTTGCGATTTCCACGTCCTCCATGCCATCCATGCCGGAGACGGTCGTCTCAAACGGGACGCCGAAATAGTCGAGCATGACAGCGATGAGCCGCGAATCCACCCCTCCCGTCAAATCCACGCTGATCCGGCATTCGCGGGCAGAGTGCGCGAATTTCTCGAAGAACTGAAGATAGTCGAAATCCCCATGGCCTGCATCGATCGGCGCCAAATTTTTGGAATGGATGCTTTTCCCGCCCGGTCCAAACCGGATGACCTGGTTGCGGTCAATCCGGAAAATCCCTTCGACAAGCGTCCGGTTCAGGAACACGTTTCCGAAATTGACGAACTCCATGACGGAATCGCGGTTCAGGCTGACGGGTGTCAGACCGTGGTAGGTGACCAGGTCCAAAAACGAACTGGCTGCCGCCGTTTTCGAATGAAATGCGGTAAATCCCCCATTGTTGTCCGTAAAGCAGATGTATGTATGCGTCTGTTTTTCCTTCACCACCATGAAAAAATGACCTTTGAGCGAGGAAATGGCACGGTCCAGCCCTTCTGCAGCCATCAATCGGGAAAACTCCCGGACCGAAGCGGCTCCAGGCGCAAAGCCCAGCAGGTAGACGAACCCCCTCCATCGAAACAAATAATCCGGGTTTTCCCACGACTGCAGTTCACCGCCAGAACTCCTCAACCCTTTCGCTGTCAACAGCAATGCAAACTTCCTCCTTCTCGTCGCTTATTGTCAGAGGATCTCACTCACCCTCCTGTTGTCCGCCAAAATTTCTCTCGCCTTGCTCACGAACGAAATTTTCTTTTGTGCGTCCATGTTGAGCTGCATGATTTTTTGCACAAAGGTCTGAGGATGGTTGACGCAAAAGTCTTCGTCGAAAATTTCTTCCGAATACCCTACCGTGCTCTCCTTGGTCGCAAGCACCGGGATTCCTTTCATGATCCCTTCCAGTATCTTGATCTTGGCCCCTCCGCCCAGCGTGTTGGGGACGATCAGAAAGTCGCAGCTGCGTATGTATTCATCCACCGACTTCACTGCACCCGTGATGGTGATCTTCTCCGAACGGTACGGCCAGAGCCTGGGACTCGGATCACGGCCGACGATGTACAGCCGGTAGCGATCGTCCTGCTTGACGAGCTCTTGGAATACGTTTTCGATGAACCAGACGGCCCCGACCACATTGGGGTACCATTCCATGCTTCCCAATAGCAGCAGCTGATAGGTCGGCTGCTCGACATGCTCTTGCAGCTTGATGGCCGGGTAGTTGTAGTAGGGCGGAATCACGTGGATGCGGCTGGCGTCTTTCCCCATCCTCTCGATGAGCGCTTTGTCCTCCGGCGAAATCACCCAGATGTCGTCTACAGCGTGAATGGCTTGAACCTCCAGCTTCCGAATTCCGCGGTTGAGCAGGCGCAGCTTCCATTTGTCCTTCGCCCGCTGCTGAAACCGGATCTCTTCCCTGGCGTTGAGATGCTCGATGTTGTGCTGGATGAGCACGAGCTTGGTCTGGCTGCGGTCGATGTGCTTCAGGATCGTCTCGTACAGGAAAAACATCCGCAGATGATCGAGAATGATAATATCGTAACGCTTCTGGGACAGGAGGGCTTCCGCTTCCCGGATCATGCTCCCCAGATACTTTTGGGTGCTGTCCCCGTAGATCAGCACTTTCTTGTAGTTCTCCCACTTCGTTGGAGCGTAGTCGACGAGCCTCATTTCCCCGAACAAGGACGCGTAGTAGCGGTATTCATCAGCCCCTACGTCCGTGTCCTCGTACCGGTACGATAAGACGTCGAAGGTAGCGCCTGTTCCGGCCAGTCGTTCCAATATCCCCAGCGAGTAGATCGCATCGCCGGAATTGACCGGGAAGAGCTTTCCCGAAATGTACAAGACTTGTTTTCCCATCTTCATCGCATCCTCAACTGATCTCGAAATGGCAGGCACCGTGCCAGGAGCCTCTTTCCCACGTACATGCGCCACAGAGCAGGGTAGTGCCGCATGATCTCGCGCCGTTGGGAAAACAGCTCCTGCCTGTGAAGGTCGCTGATCCCGCCGCCTTCGTACTTGCAGACGGCCTGCTCCACTTTTTCGAAGACGTCCCCCCGCTGCAGCATCTCCAGCACCGCCTTGTAATCCGCTGCGATGTGGTAGCGGGTGTCATACTGTACACGGCGATGGAGCCTCGTCGCGAACAGGATGGACTGATGACAGATCATCTTCGTGCTCATGTAAAAGTTGCCGAGGCGCGGCGGCTGTATCACCAGCTTGCCGCCCCTGTGAATATTGCCGTACAAATGAGTCTCGCCCCGGCGTCCAGGCAAGATCGCGTCCAGGACCACATCATTGAAAAAGACATCTCCGGCGTTCATGAAAATGATGTAGTCGCTGTCCGGCGCTGTCAGGGACAGACCTTTGTTCATCGCATCGTAAATGCCGCGATCCGGCTCGGAAACGACGCGGTCTATGACATGCCGATACGACTCGATCAGGTCCAGTGTCCCGTCCGATGATCCCCCGTCGACGACGATGTATTCCCTGTTCCGGTACGTCTGAGCCGCGACACTCTTGATGGTCGCCTCCAGCTGGCCGATCGCCTGATAGGTCACGGTCACCATGCTTACTTTTGGGTAATGCGGCGATGTTCCCACACGACTCCCCTCCTCTCGCACAGCTTTTTATTTCCCAGACAAGCCTTTGAGGTAACCGATAAAGAAGAAAAACAAGGTGACATACGTATACGATGCAATCAGCGTAGGCTCGACCATCATGGCCACCAGAAAGGAAACCGACAGCCCGATGACGCCGTACGACTGATCCGGATAGCTGCGAACAAATCGAAACAGGCATGGCAGGTGCCGGACCTGGATCAGGAGCAGCAGCAGCATGGGAATCCAGCCGACGTACCAGCCGACGTCCAGCCACAGGTTGTGGGCGTAGTCGTACGGGGCAAAGTCCGTTTTCGCTCCACCCATCGGGTACTCGATCAGTCCCAGCACTCCTTTGTACCACAGCTGATAACGCGGCGTGTCCAGCCCTTCGCTGATCAATCGTTCCATGAACGGATTGTCCAAGAGGCTTTTCGTCTCCGAAAAATCCACGAAGAACAGGTTTAGCGGCAACAGGCAAATCAGGACGAGCAGGGTGATCAGCTTCTTATGGGTCAGCTTCATCTGTGTCAGGTACAGCAAGGTAGCGATGGAAATGGAAAGGACGCCCGCATAGATGGGACTGCGGTTCTGCAACATGAGGTTGAGAAAAACGCTGACGAGGGCGAGTGCGACGAAGCACCCTTTCAGAAGCAGGTTGATCCTGCTGTACACCATGGCGATCAGGCAGATGCTCAAGGAAAAGAAGATTCCGACGATCGGGCCATTGACGATCCCTCCGTTCCAAAAGGAAGGGACCGCCCTTTCTGCAATCAAGTAGTTGTTTCCTGCGACCTCGCCGAAGTGCTCCAGCGTAAATTTCGCTGTCGAGAGGAATCCGTAACTGAAAAGCCCCCCGGCGGTGACGGCGATCACGGCGCTGATCTTCGCAAAGTTCTGAGCGAGAAAATAGCCGATGATATAGGCGATCGTCATGTTGGCGATGAGAAACGCGAATTTGCTCTCCAGCCATTCATCATCGGTCGTGATCTCAAACAGGACGCTCATGGTGTAGTACAAAAATGCGAACAAAAAAACAAGCGAAGCATCCAACAGGAAGGAGACGGTCACGGTCTTGCGCCTCAGGAAAAAGATGGCGGGAAAGCTGAGAATGAGGCAAATCAAAGACAGGTTGGGGACGCTTGTTCCATAGAGGAACACGCTGAGCAGCAGGATGCCGGAAGCCATCGCGTAGGTCGTTGCCCCTTGGCCCTCTGCCGCCAGCTGCCCGTTTTGGCTTCTGGATATGATGATGAACGTGTCTCGCAAGCAAATCCCCCCGCAACCTCTCTTACTCTACGGCCTGACAGCCGATTGCTGCGCCAGATACCAGTCGTACGTTTTCCGGATGCCTTCCGCAAGCGTCGTGGACGCTCGCCAGCCAAGCTGTTCCATCCTGCTGACATCGAGCCACTTCCGCGGTGTCCCGTCCGGCTTCGACGCATCGAAGACGATGCTTCCGCGGAAGCCGACGATGCCCTTGATCAACTCGGCCAGCTCGCTGATCGCCAAATCCGTACCGGTCCCGATGTTGACGATCGGTCCAATGTCAGCGTGTCTGTAGGTCTTCATCAAAAACACGCAAGCGTCGGCCAAGTCGTCGACGTACAAAAACTCCCGTTTCGGCGTCCCTGTCCCCCATACCACAACTTCAGCCGCATCCGCGACTTTCGCTTCGTGGAACTTTCGCAGCAGCGCGGGAAGCACGTGGGACGTCTGGGGATCGAAGTTGTCGTACGGGCCGTATAAATTGGTCGGCATCACCGCAAGAAAATCGGAACCGTACTGGCGGTGGTACGCTTCGCACATCTTGATCCCGGCAATCTTGGCGAGCGCGTACGGCTCATTGGTCGGCTCCAGCTCGCCTGTGAGCAAATACGCTTCCCGGATCGGCTGCGGAGACAACTTGGGGTAGATGCAAGAGCTGCCCAGAAACAGCAGCTTTTTCGCCCCATACCGGTGGGCTGCATGAATCACATTGGTCTGAATCAGCACGTTCTGGTAGAGGAAGTCAGCCGGGTACGTCGCATTGGCGTAAATCCCCCCTACTTTGGCCGCAGCCAGAAACACGTATTCGGGGCGCTCTTGCGCAAAAAACCGCGCTACGGCCCTCTGGTCCAACAGATCCAATTCGCTGCGGCTTTTGACCAGCACTTGCCGGTACCCTTGCGCCTCCAATGCTCGTTTGATAGCCGACCCGACCAGGCCGCGATGCCCTGCGACAAATATTCGTGCCTCTCGATCCACTAGAGGGACTCCCCTTTCGAGCGAATGTGCAGCTGAGCCATGATTTTCTTCAGGCGAAAGAAAACGAAGATCGCCTTGGTCTGCATGACACCTGTCCGATGCAGCGGGCGAAAGAAATAGCAGGAGCCATGCGTCTGGAGCCAGTACGAAAACAGGGATGCGACCGTGGCTCCCATCGCCCCGTATCTGGGAATGAGCAGCAGATTCAACAGGACGTTCATGATGCAGCCCATCAGCGACGTGACGAATTGCCAACGGGTGTAGTTCATCGTGTTGAGAAACGAGGTTCTCGCCACACCGAGATTGACGAACAGCCCGATCCAGATGTACCAGATCAGCAGGGAGGCAGCTGCCTCGTAATCCGGGCCGAACAGCTTGACGATGACGGTGGCGAAGCAGGTCGTGGCAATGGCCACCACGTACCCGATGAACGCCATGACATCATACAAATGCTGCATCCGCTCGTAAAACAGCTCCTCGCTGATTTTTTTGGCCTCCACAATGCTGGGAAACGTCGAGGAGACGATGGCGATCGGCACGAAATACCACATCTCTCCCAGCCGGACTGTCACCGAATAGATGCCGAGCTCGTGATCTCCCGCCATTTCCCCGATCATGATCTGATCGATCCGCATGTAGATCATGATTGCCAGGCTGGACAAGATCAGCGGCCAGCTGTCCTTCAGCATGTCGATCGCGCACGGCAGCGACACGCGCCATTTTCTGACGGAATGGCCGTGGATCCGGTAGCCGATCAAAAGCCCGGTAGTAATGATCACAGCTTCTGCCATCCCGGCGTAGGCGAAAGCGATGAGCGGGGCGTGCAGCACGATCATGACGAGCTTGACGAGCGAAATCAGGAAAAAGGCAATGCCATACGCATACACCTTCACTTTTGCGTACACCTGCGACTGGAACCAGTAGTCGATCGTGTCGAACGACTGCAGGATTGTCCCTAGCGCGATCAGCGCCACCATCCATTGCGTTTGGGGGTCATCCGGCCGCAGCAGGACGATCAGAGCAATGGTGAGAGCGATCGTAAACAGGGAGCCCAGCAGCTTCAATACAAAGGCGCTGCCCATGATCTCGTCTTTTCGCGCAGGGTGGTTGACGATGTTGCGGACGACGATTCCCTCGAGACCGAGAGCTGCAATCGCGGAAAAGAGGGCGACGAACGACTGCGCGTAATTCAGCTGTCCGTATTGGGCCGGGCCGAGGTACCTGGCAATCGCGATCCCGACGAAAAAGGAAACGACCATCCGAAAGATTCGTTCCATCGCCAGCCAGCCTGTGCTGATCACGATTCTCTTCAATCCCTGGCTCCTGGATACGAGGTGTACGAGGGAGAGGGTCAACAAGCGCCATTTGTGGATCATACCGAAAGCATGTGCTCCTTCTCGGCCTGCTGCCGGTCTGCCCGCACCATGAGCCGCACCAGCTCGGAGAAGGTGCAGGAAGGCTCCCAGCCCAGTACCCTTTTCGCTTTTTCAGGATTGCCAAGCAGGAGGTCGACTTCCGTTGGCCTGAAATACGCCGGATCGATTGCGACGAGGACTTTTCCTGTCTGGCGATGGATTCCCACTTCCTCGGCTCCCTGCCCCTGCCATTCCAGATCCAGACCGTTTTCCGCGAAGGCGAGCTCCACGAATTCCCGAACGGAATGCGTCTCCCCCGTCGCGATGACAAAGTCGTCCGGCACTTCTTGCTGGAGCATCAGCCACATGGCATGGACGTAATCTTTCGCATAGCCCCAGTCCCGTTTGGCATCCAGGTTGCCGAGGTACAATTTGTCCTGCAAGCCCAGCCGGATGCGGGCGGCCGCCCGGGTAATCTTGCGGGTGACAAATGTCTCCCCCCGCAGCGGCGATTCGTGGTTGAACAGAATGCCGTTGCAGGCAAACATGCCGTAGGCCTCCCGGTAATTGACGGTGATCCAGTACGCATAGAGCTTTGCTGCTGCATAGGGGCTGCGGGGGTAGAAGGGAGTCGTCTCCCGCTGCGGGACCTCCTGGACCATTCCGTACAGCTCGCTCGTCGACGCCTGGTAAAATTTTGTCTTGCCTGCGAGCCCGAGTATGCGAATCGCTTCCAGCAGCCGCAGCGTCCCAAGTCCGTCCGCATTGGCTGTATATTCGGGCGTCTCGAACGACACCTTCACATGGCTTTGCGCCGCCAGGTTGTAAATCTCGTCCGGCTGCACCTCCTGGATGATGCGGATCAAATTGGTGGAATCCGTCAGATCGCCGTAATGAAGGTGAAAGCGGCTGTCCTCTTCGTGCTTGTCTCGGTACAAGTGATCGATGCGGTCTGTGTTGAACGAGGAAGCCCTTCGCTTGACTCCGTGCACCTCATAGCCTTTCTCCAGCAAAAACTCGGACAAATACGCACCGTCTTGGCCGGTAACGCCTGTAACCAACGCTTTTTTTGTCATCTGGCAGGACCTCTCCTTTAGCCGAGAGCGGATTTGCTCATCATCCGCTGCTTTTGCAAATATTTGGACTTCTTGTAGACGACGTAGGAATCGTAGAGGAGGACAAACGCAATGGACAGGAAAAATCCGACCACGAACGCCATGATGATATTCAGGATGGGCCTGGGGTAGACGGGGTTGGGATTATCCGATGTCTTCGCTTCGGAAATCACCTGGATGTTGTCGATCCGCATGATTTCCTTGATTTCTTCTACGGAAATGTTGGACAGCGTATTGGCGATCTCAACCGCAGTCGAAGGCGAAGGATCGCGCACGGTAATTTCGATCACCTGCGAAGCTTTGACCGGCTTGACTATCGTCCTGCTGTCCAGTTCGGTGGTGGAGAGCGGAAGCCTCATGCTGTTCATTGTCTTTTCCAAGACCCTGGGGCTTTTGATGATGACCTGGTAGGTGTCCATCAGTTTGATGCTGGTCTGGATATCGTTGAAATCGATCTCCCTCGATTGCGCGTCGCTCTGGGCAGGATTCGGCATCACGAGCAGCTCCACCGTCGCGCCATACAGCGGGGTGATGTACCAGTAGCTGTACACCCCGATGGCCGAGGTGACCAAGGTGGTGAAGACAATGACAATCCAGAATCGCCGCCAGATCATGTCAACTAGATCGCGTACTTTCATATGCCCTCCCGGACTCCCAAAAGTTTGTTCTTTTTATAGAACGAATTTCTTCTAGTGTACCTCAAATCCCTCAAAAATGAAACAGCCATATTCGTGCGTTTCCCCCTACAAACCTCCTATATAACTCATGTTCCGACAGGTTTTTTGCGTACGTTTCCACACGAATCGACGTTCGTTATGAAGAATGTTTAGAGGCTTGCTCCTCTTGGGTTTTGGTCCAGGCTTCTTTCCACGATATGACCATTTCCTTGCTGACCCCCGACTTTGTCAATTCCCGGATCAGCTCCATCCACTCCAGATCAAACGGGACGCTTCCCGCTTGGCGGTCGAGGACGCAACGGACCAGGACTCCTGCTTCGATCTCCAGCACAGCCGAGATCTTCTCCAGTATTTGTATGGAAGGGTTCGTCTTGATTCCGCGCTC
Proteins encoded:
- a CDS encoding ChbG/HpnK family deacetylase, whose amino-acid sequence is MKIIINADDFGTSHSTDEAIIQTFSSGALSSTTIVANGATFESACVRAHDEKLLDRIGLHINLTDGLPLTDRIRKCPRFCDADGLFLPKKLSFSRLFLPLNPDEKNALATEVKAQIDRCRAHGLPLTHADSHNHVHTEFVIGTLIMDVLKEEGIHYLRLTRNLGENMSIAKKAYKHLYNSILSAKGLRGVRYFCEITDMITACKKGEKRPVSAEIMCHPVLGENGSVMDLYGGSIIQQFKELTLLVPEMQLTTYGLTGRAG
- a CDS encoding asparagine synthase C-terminal domain-containing protein; translated protein: MLITHEGIKSVDPGYSKWENDWAVFYWKGFAYMPGIAAGLPSVQRFAAFAAESALPEDVLQLKGSYHMVLKSKHTHAYYSFTDSSGCFDAYFADDALSSSFLALAVFKSRPETSLNPDAVVEFLHFGHLFGNKTFFDSIRKIDSSELAVLNGRHVKLVRKKLASIYETAEPVDFYAFFQQLAGSLRHHKVSIDLSGGIDSRLLGVLLHYYGVEFETTISGMEGISDVEIPREVADLFGVPLHVTHPYVDDLEERVEELFLLSDGLHDLFRHYRTHRHNQNRLQRGMDVAITGIGGELFKDFFWLQDFPFYSRKKANLSRLFHTRILPIPCSTHYFSIPFVPLCQTFSARMLQELSPYVLATNTETYDNIYYHYRMKAIAGNFMTAANRVLPSYAPLLDEDLVRYGYQLNRKERMFNGFHRKVITQLNPAVSKIRTAEGGISVSSERLEVAKDVQKYAINYSRRLMNLLGRKVLKKSVSQDSPEHPRLFAAVRQLRQAQASLELLKEAGILHPHLTLEQIHNQHIGSMITLATLLHYFDQKIGNEHQGDREKQREGRLSHLSHSS
- a CDS encoding asparagine synthase-related protein gives rise to the protein MLLTAKGLRSSGGELQSWENPDYLFRWRGFVYLLGFAPGAASVREFSRLMAAEGLDRAISSLKGHFFMVVKEKQTHTYICFTDNNGGFTAFHSKTAAASSFLDLVTYHGLTPVSLNRDSVMEFVNFGNVFLNRTLVEGIFRIDRNQVIRFGPGGKSIHSKNLAPIDAGHGDFDYLQFFEKFAHSARECRISVDLTGGVDSRLIAVMLDYFGVPFETTVSGMDGMEDVEIAKEVAAALGKPLHITYPCIDGLEDSIPELFRLSDGLNDTFKHYRSYQHNRNRVKRGIELALSGIGGEFLKDELWLQDFPFYSSRMARLERLVTLRMFPIPCKDDYFSKDYARRNQNVKQAVVQRLSRYQMDLNTKTYDHIYYQYELPTIGGNFLTAANRVLPSYAPMMEPEFVQFGFQLKRRERFFNTFHRKTISQVNPAISRIRTSEGGVSVSADKWEVGKDIQKYVRDKSIRLVKVIERKLFQTSYTRQKADHPDLYERIRNSQFAKDAIELLKEENILHRRVRLHEIHDAHLSHFLSLFLFVDFLHSTKGQCSLGNE
- a CDS encoding glycosyltransferase family 4 protein: MGKQVLYISGKLFPVNSGDAIYSLGILERLAGTGATFDVLSYRYEDTDVGADEYRYYASLFGEMRLVDYAPTKWENYKKVLIYGDSTQKYLGSMIREAEALLSQKRYDIIILDHLRMFFLYETILKHIDRSQTKLVLIQHNIEHLNAREEIRFQQRAKDKWKLRLLNRGIRKLEVQAIHAVDDIWVISPEDKALIERMGKDASRIHVIPPYYNYPAIKLQEHVEQPTYQLLLLGSMEWYPNVVGAVWFIENVFQELVKQDDRYRLYIVGRDPSPRLWPYRSEKITITGAVKSVDEYIRSCDFLIVPNTLGGGAKIKILEGIMKGIPVLATKESTVGYSEEIFDEDFCVNHPQTFVQKIMQLNMDAQKKISFVSKAREILADNRRVSEIL
- a CDS encoding glycosyltransferase family 2 protein, which produces MGTSPHYPKVSMVTVTYQAIGQLEATIKSVAAQTYRNREYIVVDGGSSDGTLDLIESYRHVIDRVVSEPDRGIYDAMNKGLSLTAPDSDYIIFMNAGDVFFNDVVLDAILPGRRGETHLYGNIHRGGKLVIQPPRLGNFYMSTKMICHQSILFATRLHRRVQYDTRYHIAADYKAVLEMLQRGDVFEKVEQAVCKYEGGGISDLHRQELFSQRREIMRHYPALWRMYVGKRLLARCLPFRDQLRMR